The Arachis hypogaea cultivar Tifrunner chromosome 19, arahy.Tifrunner.gnm2.J5K5, whole genome shotgun sequence genome has a window encoding:
- the LOC112776242 gene encoding uncharacterized protein isoform X5, which yields MCVELGWLFDDGMNLSFFSSKSRNLLARAFHAGKRFLNPSSGDIVFKAICVNLKRKRWSVLERLSPKLTSSLVSQVVCEFQNSPQLALDFYNWVGGLFPHSLDSCCTLVHVLVKSRRFHEALFLLRNLIAEDGTSPLVVLEVLIESYQRCCSSIAAFDSLVRACTQVGATEGAYDVIYNLRSRGCFITIHAWNNFLNHLLQLNEIDRFWNLYRGMGSFGYIENVNTFNLVIYALCKECRLVEAISVLYRMMKGGIFPNVVSFNIIIDAACRIGNLGLSLKLFKRMTMISGDFVWPNSVTYNCIINGFCKTGKLLLAEEMLHKMAKAGKKPSVRAYATLIDGYARWGSLEEALRLCDVMVERGLVLNNVVYNSILYWLYREGGIEEASLLLSDMIDKHIWPDQYSYAILTKGLCRNGNLTEALKLHSQILEHNLIHDSFSHNILLNYICKRKNMAVAKRLLGNMITRGLAFDVHTYGTMIDGYCKLDAAEYIVDELRKRRLFDATTFNTLISGYCTGGQIDKVFNLTMEMKSLGISANRVTYNTLINLLCKCGCEEEAKELMKMMIVQGICPDFVTYTTLVTHFKKCSPDEVIALHDYMILKGVVPDQKTYDIIVTPLLLEEG from the exons A TGTGCGTAGAACTTGGTTGGCTATTCGATGATGGTATGAATTTGAGCTTCTTTTCATCCAAAAGTCGTAACCTTTTGGCTCGAGCTTTTCATGCTGGTAAGCGTTTCTTAAACCCAAGTTCTGGAGATATTGTTTTCAAAGCTATTTGTGTTAACTTAAAGCGTAAGAGATGGAGTGTGTTGGAGCGACTATCCCCTAAGCTCACCAGCTCCTTGGTGAGCCAAGTTGTTTGCGAGTTCCAAAACTCGCCACAGTTGGCTTTAGATTTTTATAACTGGGTTGGAGGGTTGTTCCCTCACTCATTAGATTCCTGTTGCACTTTGGTTCATGTGCTAGTGAAGTCAAGAAGATTTCATGAGGCCCTGTTTCTTCTGAGAAACTTGATTGCTGAAGATGGTACTTCTCCATTGGTTGTGTTGGAAGTATTGATAGAGAGTTATCAAAGATGTTGCTCTAGTATTGCGGCTTTTGATTCATTGGTGAGGGCTTGTACTCAGGTTGGGGCTACTGAAGGTGCTTATGATGTCATCTATAATTTAAGGAGCCGGGGTTGTTTCATTACTATTCATGCTTGGAATAATTTCCTAAATCACTTGTTGCAATTGAATGAAATTGATAGGTTTTGGAATTTGTATAGAGGAATGGGTTCTTTTGGTTACATAGAAAATGTGAATACTTTTAATTTGGTTATCTATGCTCTGTGTAAGGAGTGCCGACTAGTGGAAGCTATTTCAGTGTTATATAGGATGATGAAGGGTGGAATTTTCCCCAATGTAGTCTCGTTTAACATAATCATAGACGCGGCGTGCAGGATTGGCAACTTGGGTCTTTCCTTGAAACTTTTTAAAAGGATGACTATGATATCAGGGGATTTTGTTTGGCCCAATTCTGTTACTTACAACTGCATAATCAATGGGTTCTGCAAGACTGGGAAATTATTACTTGCAGAAGAAATGCTTCATAAAATGGCCAAGGCAGGTAAAAAGCCGAGTGTTCGGGCATATGCTACTTTGATAGATGGGTATGCTAGGTGGGGAAGTCTGGAGGAGGCACTGAGGCTCTGTGATGTAATGGTGGAAAGGGGATTGGTCCTTAATAATGTTGTTTACAATTCGATTTTATACTGGCTTTATCGTGAAGGAGGGATTGAGGAAGCTTCTTTGCTGCTATCTGACATGATTGATAAGCATATATGGCCTGATCAGTACTCATATGCAATCCTTACCAAAGGCCTTTGCAGAAATGGAAATCTGACTGAAGCTCTTAAGCTTCATAGCCAGATTTTAGAACATAATCTAATACATGATTCTTTTTCTCACAACATACTTCTTAACTATATATGCAAAAGGAAAAACATGGCAGTAGCTAAGCGACTATTGGGCAACATGATTACCCGTGGCCTTGCTTTTGATGTTCATACATACGGAACTATGATTGATGGATACTGTAAACTAG ATGCTGCAGAATACATAGTTGATGAATTACGAAAGAGAAGATTATTTGATGCAACGACCTTTAATACCTTGATTAGTGGATATTGCACTGGTGGACAGATTGATAAAGTGTTTAATTTGACGATGGAAATGAAGAGCTTGGGAATTTCTGCGAATAGAGTAACATATAATACACTGATAAACCTTCTCTGCAAGTGTGGTTGCGAGGAGGAAGCAAAAGaattgatgaagatgatgattgtCCAGGGTATTTGTCCTGATTTTGTAACATACACTACACTTGTTACTCACTTCAAGAAATGTAGTCCTGATGAGGTGATTGCATTGCATGACTACATGATTCTAAAGGGAGTAGTCCCTGATCAGAAAACATATGATATCATTGTAACACCACTTCTTTTAGAAGAAGGATGA
- the LOC112776242 gene encoding uncharacterized protein isoform X6 translates to MNLSFFSSKSRNLLARAFHAGKRFLNPSSGDIVFKAICVNLKRKRWSVLERLSPKLTSSLVSQVVCEFQNSPQLALDFYNWVGGLFPHSLDSCCTLVHVLVKSRRFHEALFLLRNLIAEDGTSPLVVLEVLIESYQRCCSSIAAFDSLVRACTQVGATEGAYDVIYNLRSRGCFITIHAWNNFLNHLLQLNEIDRFWNLYRGMGSFGYIENVNTFNLVIYALCKECRLVEAISVLYRMMKGGIFPNVVSFNIIIDAACRIGNLGLSLKLFKRMTMISGDFVWPNSVTYNCIINGFCKTGKLLLAEEMLHKMAKAGKKPSVRAYATLIDGYARWGSLEEALRLCDVMVERGLVLNNVVYNSILYWLYREGGIEEASLLLSDMIDKHIWPDQYSYAILTKGLCRNGNLTEALKLHSQILEHNLIHDSFSHNILLNYICKRKNMAVAKRLLGNMITRGLAFDVHTYGTMIDGYCKLDAAEYIVDELRKRRLFDATTFNTLISGYCTGGQIDKVFNLTMEMKSLGISANRVTYNTLINLLCKCGCEEEAKELMKMMIVQGICPDFVTYTTLVTHFKKCSPDEVIALHDYMILKGVVPDQKTYDIIVTPLLLEEG, encoded by the exons ATGAATTTGAGCTTCTTTTCATCCAAAAGTCGTAACCTTTTGGCTCGAGCTTTTCATGCTGGTAAGCGTTTCTTAAACCCAAGTTCTGGAGATATTGTTTTCAAAGCTATTTGTGTTAACTTAAAGCGTAAGAGATGGAGTGTGTTGGAGCGACTATCCCCTAAGCTCACCAGCTCCTTGGTGAGCCAAGTTGTTTGCGAGTTCCAAAACTCGCCACAGTTGGCTTTAGATTTTTATAACTGGGTTGGAGGGTTGTTCCCTCACTCATTAGATTCCTGTTGCACTTTGGTTCATGTGCTAGTGAAGTCAAGAAGATTTCATGAGGCCCTGTTTCTTCTGAGAAACTTGATTGCTGAAGATGGTACTTCTCCATTGGTTGTGTTGGAAGTATTGATAGAGAGTTATCAAAGATGTTGCTCTAGTATTGCGGCTTTTGATTCATTGGTGAGGGCTTGTACTCAGGTTGGGGCTACTGAAGGTGCTTATGATGTCATCTATAATTTAAGGAGCCGGGGTTGTTTCATTACTATTCATGCTTGGAATAATTTCCTAAATCACTTGTTGCAATTGAATGAAATTGATAGGTTTTGGAATTTGTATAGAGGAATGGGTTCTTTTGGTTACATAGAAAATGTGAATACTTTTAATTTGGTTATCTATGCTCTGTGTAAGGAGTGCCGACTAGTGGAAGCTATTTCAGTGTTATATAGGATGATGAAGGGTGGAATTTTCCCCAATGTAGTCTCGTTTAACATAATCATAGACGCGGCGTGCAGGATTGGCAACTTGGGTCTTTCCTTGAAACTTTTTAAAAGGATGACTATGATATCAGGGGATTTTGTTTGGCCCAATTCTGTTACTTACAACTGCATAATCAATGGGTTCTGCAAGACTGGGAAATTATTACTTGCAGAAGAAATGCTTCATAAAATGGCCAAGGCAGGTAAAAAGCCGAGTGTTCGGGCATATGCTACTTTGATAGATGGGTATGCTAGGTGGGGAAGTCTGGAGGAGGCACTGAGGCTCTGTGATGTAATGGTGGAAAGGGGATTGGTCCTTAATAATGTTGTTTACAATTCGATTTTATACTGGCTTTATCGTGAAGGAGGGATTGAGGAAGCTTCTTTGCTGCTATCTGACATGATTGATAAGCATATATGGCCTGATCAGTACTCATATGCAATCCTTACCAAAGGCCTTTGCAGAAATGGAAATCTGACTGAAGCTCTTAAGCTTCATAGCCAGATTTTAGAACATAATCTAATACATGATTCTTTTTCTCACAACATACTTCTTAACTATATATGCAAAAGGAAAAACATGGCAGTAGCTAAGCGACTATTGGGCAACATGATTACCCGTGGCCTTGCTTTTGATGTTCATACATACGGAACTATGATTGATGGATACTGTAAACTAG ATGCTGCAGAATACATAGTTGATGAATTACGAAAGAGAAGATTATTTGATGCAACGACCTTTAATACCTTGATTAGTGGATATTGCACTGGTGGACAGATTGATAAAGTGTTTAATTTGACGATGGAAATGAAGAGCTTGGGAATTTCTGCGAATAGAGTAACATATAATACACTGATAAACCTTCTCTGCAAGTGTGGTTGCGAGGAGGAAGCAAAAGaattgatgaagatgatgattgtCCAGGGTATTTGTCCTGATTTTGTAACATACACTACACTTGTTACTCACTTCAAGAAATGTAGTCCTGATGAGGTGATTGCATTGCATGACTACATGATTCTAAAGGGAGTAGTCCCTGATCAGAAAACATATGATATCATTGTAACACCACTTCTTTTAGAAGAAGGATGA
- the LOC112776242 gene encoding uncharacterized protein isoform X3, which yields MFHYNKIASSLSLAVLKRRKAHSFLVAEGAFQVCVELGWLFDDGMNLSFFSSKSRNLLARAFHAGKRFLNPSSGDIVFKAICVNLKRKRWSVLERLSPKLTSSLVSQVVCEFQNSPQLALDFYNWVGGLFPHSLDSCCTLVHVLVKSRRFHEALFLLRNLIAEDGTSPLVVLEVLIESYQRCCSSIAAFDSLVRACTQVGATEGAYDVIYNLRSRGCFITIHAWNNFLNHLLQLNEIDRFWNLYRGMGSFGYIENVNTFNLVIYALCKECRLVEAISVLYRMMKGGIFPNVVSFNIIIDAACRIGNLGLSLKLFKRMTMISGDFVWPNSVTYNCIINGFCKTGKLLLAEEMLHKMAKAGKKPSVRAYATLIDGYARWGSLEEALRLCDVMVERGLVLNNVVYNSILYWLYREGGIEEASLLLSDMIDKHIWPDQYSYAILTKGLCRNGNLTEALKLHSQILEHNLIHDSFSHNILLNYICKRKNMAVAKRLLGNMITRGLAFDVHTYGTMIDGYCKLDAAEYIVDELRKRRLFDATTFNTLISGYCTGGQIDKVFNLTMEMKSLGISANRVTYNTLINLLCKCGCEEEAKELMKMMIVQGICPDFVTYTTLVTHFKKCSPDEVIALHDYMILKGVVPDQKTYDIIVTPLLLEEG from the exons ATGTTTCACTATAACAAAattgcttcttctctttctttggcAGTTCTTAAGAGAAGAAAAGCTCACTCTTTTTTGGTGGCAGAAGGAGCTTTTCAAG TGTGCGTAGAACTTGGTTGGCTATTCGATGATGGTATGAATTTGAGCTTCTTTTCATCCAAAAGTCGTAACCTTTTGGCTCGAGCTTTTCATGCTGGTAAGCGTTTCTTAAACCCAAGTTCTGGAGATATTGTTTTCAAAGCTATTTGTGTTAACTTAAAGCGTAAGAGATGGAGTGTGTTGGAGCGACTATCCCCTAAGCTCACCAGCTCCTTGGTGAGCCAAGTTGTTTGCGAGTTCCAAAACTCGCCACAGTTGGCTTTAGATTTTTATAACTGGGTTGGAGGGTTGTTCCCTCACTCATTAGATTCCTGTTGCACTTTGGTTCATGTGCTAGTGAAGTCAAGAAGATTTCATGAGGCCCTGTTTCTTCTGAGAAACTTGATTGCTGAAGATGGTACTTCTCCATTGGTTGTGTTGGAAGTATTGATAGAGAGTTATCAAAGATGTTGCTCTAGTATTGCGGCTTTTGATTCATTGGTGAGGGCTTGTACTCAGGTTGGGGCTACTGAAGGTGCTTATGATGTCATCTATAATTTAAGGAGCCGGGGTTGTTTCATTACTATTCATGCTTGGAATAATTTCCTAAATCACTTGTTGCAATTGAATGAAATTGATAGGTTTTGGAATTTGTATAGAGGAATGGGTTCTTTTGGTTACATAGAAAATGTGAATACTTTTAATTTGGTTATCTATGCTCTGTGTAAGGAGTGCCGACTAGTGGAAGCTATTTCAGTGTTATATAGGATGATGAAGGGTGGAATTTTCCCCAATGTAGTCTCGTTTAACATAATCATAGACGCGGCGTGCAGGATTGGCAACTTGGGTCTTTCCTTGAAACTTTTTAAAAGGATGACTATGATATCAGGGGATTTTGTTTGGCCCAATTCTGTTACTTACAACTGCATAATCAATGGGTTCTGCAAGACTGGGAAATTATTACTTGCAGAAGAAATGCTTCATAAAATGGCCAAGGCAGGTAAAAAGCCGAGTGTTCGGGCATATGCTACTTTGATAGATGGGTATGCTAGGTGGGGAAGTCTGGAGGAGGCACTGAGGCTCTGTGATGTAATGGTGGAAAGGGGATTGGTCCTTAATAATGTTGTTTACAATTCGATTTTATACTGGCTTTATCGTGAAGGAGGGATTGAGGAAGCTTCTTTGCTGCTATCTGACATGATTGATAAGCATATATGGCCTGATCAGTACTCATATGCAATCCTTACCAAAGGCCTTTGCAGAAATGGAAATCTGACTGAAGCTCTTAAGCTTCATAGCCAGATTTTAGAACATAATCTAATACATGATTCTTTTTCTCACAACATACTTCTTAACTATATATGCAAAAGGAAAAACATGGCAGTAGCTAAGCGACTATTGGGCAACATGATTACCCGTGGCCTTGCTTTTGATGTTCATACATACGGAACTATGATTGATGGATACTGTAAACTAG ATGCTGCAGAATACATAGTTGATGAATTACGAAAGAGAAGATTATTTGATGCAACGACCTTTAATACCTTGATTAGTGGATATTGCACTGGTGGACAGATTGATAAAGTGTTTAATTTGACGATGGAAATGAAGAGCTTGGGAATTTCTGCGAATAGAGTAACATATAATACACTGATAAACCTTCTCTGCAAGTGTGGTTGCGAGGAGGAAGCAAAAGaattgatgaagatgatgattgtCCAGGGTATTTGTCCTGATTTTGTAACATACACTACACTTGTTACTCACTTCAAGAAATGTAGTCCTGATGAGGTGATTGCATTGCATGACTACATGATTCTAAAGGGAGTAGTCCCTGATCAGAAAACATATGATATCATTGTAACACCACTTCTTTTAGAAGAAGGATGA
- the LOC112776242 gene encoding uncharacterized protein isoform X4, which produces MNLSFFSSKSRNLLARAFHAGKRFLNPSSGDIVFKAICVNLKRKRWSVLERLSPKLTSSLVSQVVCEFQNSPQLALDFYNWVGGLFPHSLDSCCTLVHVLVKSRRFHEALFLLRNLIAEDGTSPLVVLEVLIESYQRCCSSIAAFDSLVRACTQVGATEGAYDVIYNLRSRGCFITIHAWNNFLNHLLQLNEIDRFWNLYRGMGSFGYIENVNTFNLVIYALCKECRLVEAISVLYRMMKGGIFPNVVSFNIIIDAACRIGNLGLSLKLFKRMTMISGDFVWPNSVTYNCIINGFCKTGKLLLAEEMLHKMAKAGKKPSVRAYATLIDGYARWGSLEEALRLCDVMVERGLVLNNVVYNSILYWLYREGGIEEASLLLSDMIDKHIWPDQYSYAILTKGLCRNGNLTEALKLHSQILEHNLIHDSFSHNILLNYICKRKNMAVAKRLLGNMITRGLAFDVHTYGTMIDGYCKLGNTNDALQVFDWMIKMGEKPNLTIYNSVINGLCKMASTDAAEYIVDELRKRRLFDATTFNTLISGYCTGGQIDKVFNLTMEMKSLGISANRVTYNTLINLLCKCGCEEEAKELMKMMIVQGICPDFVTYTTLVTHFKKCSPDEVIALHDYMILKGVVPDQKTYDIIVTPLLLEEG; this is translated from the coding sequence ATGAATTTGAGCTTCTTTTCATCCAAAAGTCGTAACCTTTTGGCTCGAGCTTTTCATGCTGGTAAGCGTTTCTTAAACCCAAGTTCTGGAGATATTGTTTTCAAAGCTATTTGTGTTAACTTAAAGCGTAAGAGATGGAGTGTGTTGGAGCGACTATCCCCTAAGCTCACCAGCTCCTTGGTGAGCCAAGTTGTTTGCGAGTTCCAAAACTCGCCACAGTTGGCTTTAGATTTTTATAACTGGGTTGGAGGGTTGTTCCCTCACTCATTAGATTCCTGTTGCACTTTGGTTCATGTGCTAGTGAAGTCAAGAAGATTTCATGAGGCCCTGTTTCTTCTGAGAAACTTGATTGCTGAAGATGGTACTTCTCCATTGGTTGTGTTGGAAGTATTGATAGAGAGTTATCAAAGATGTTGCTCTAGTATTGCGGCTTTTGATTCATTGGTGAGGGCTTGTACTCAGGTTGGGGCTACTGAAGGTGCTTATGATGTCATCTATAATTTAAGGAGCCGGGGTTGTTTCATTACTATTCATGCTTGGAATAATTTCCTAAATCACTTGTTGCAATTGAATGAAATTGATAGGTTTTGGAATTTGTATAGAGGAATGGGTTCTTTTGGTTACATAGAAAATGTGAATACTTTTAATTTGGTTATCTATGCTCTGTGTAAGGAGTGCCGACTAGTGGAAGCTATTTCAGTGTTATATAGGATGATGAAGGGTGGAATTTTCCCCAATGTAGTCTCGTTTAACATAATCATAGACGCGGCGTGCAGGATTGGCAACTTGGGTCTTTCCTTGAAACTTTTTAAAAGGATGACTATGATATCAGGGGATTTTGTTTGGCCCAATTCTGTTACTTACAACTGCATAATCAATGGGTTCTGCAAGACTGGGAAATTATTACTTGCAGAAGAAATGCTTCATAAAATGGCCAAGGCAGGTAAAAAGCCGAGTGTTCGGGCATATGCTACTTTGATAGATGGGTATGCTAGGTGGGGAAGTCTGGAGGAGGCACTGAGGCTCTGTGATGTAATGGTGGAAAGGGGATTGGTCCTTAATAATGTTGTTTACAATTCGATTTTATACTGGCTTTATCGTGAAGGAGGGATTGAGGAAGCTTCTTTGCTGCTATCTGACATGATTGATAAGCATATATGGCCTGATCAGTACTCATATGCAATCCTTACCAAAGGCCTTTGCAGAAATGGAAATCTGACTGAAGCTCTTAAGCTTCATAGCCAGATTTTAGAACATAATCTAATACATGATTCTTTTTCTCACAACATACTTCTTAACTATATATGCAAAAGGAAAAACATGGCAGTAGCTAAGCGACTATTGGGCAACATGATTACCCGTGGCCTTGCTTTTGATGTTCATACATACGGAACTATGATTGATGGATACTGTAAACTAGGTAACACTAACGACGCTCTCCAAGTTTTTGATTGGATGATAAAGATGGGTGAGAAGCCCAACTTGACAATATACAATTCTGTCATTAATGGTCTGTGTAAAATGGCTTCAACAGATGCTGCAGAATACATAGTTGATGAATTACGAAAGAGAAGATTATTTGATGCAACGACCTTTAATACCTTGATTAGTGGATATTGCACTGGTGGACAGATTGATAAAGTGTTTAATTTGACGATGGAAATGAAGAGCTTGGGAATTTCTGCGAATAGAGTAACATATAATACACTGATAAACCTTCTCTGCAAGTGTGGTTGCGAGGAGGAAGCAAAAGaattgatgaagatgatgattgtCCAGGGTATTTGTCCTGATTTTGTAACATACACTACACTTGTTACTCACTTCAAGAAATGTAGTCCTGATGAGGTGATTGCATTGCATGACTACATGATTCTAAAGGGAGTAGTCCCTGATCAGAAAACATATGATATCATTGTAACACCACTTCTTTTAGAAGAAGGATGA
- the LOC112776242 gene encoding uncharacterized protein isoform X1 — MFHYNKIASSLSLAVLKRRKAHSFLVAEGAFQVCVELGWLFDDGMNLSFFSSKSRNLLARAFHAGKRFLNPSSGDIVFKAICVNLKRKRWSVLERLSPKLTSSLVSQVVCEFQNSPQLALDFYNWVGGLFPHSLDSCCTLVHVLVKSRRFHEALFLLRNLIAEDGTSPLVVLEVLIESYQRCCSSIAAFDSLVRACTQVGATEGAYDVIYNLRSRGCFITIHAWNNFLNHLLQLNEIDRFWNLYRGMGSFGYIENVNTFNLVIYALCKECRLVEAISVLYRMMKGGIFPNVVSFNIIIDAACRIGNLGLSLKLFKRMTMISGDFVWPNSVTYNCIINGFCKTGKLLLAEEMLHKMAKAGKKPSVRAYATLIDGYARWGSLEEALRLCDVMVERGLVLNNVVYNSILYWLYREGGIEEASLLLSDMIDKHIWPDQYSYAILTKGLCRNGNLTEALKLHSQILEHNLIHDSFSHNILLNYICKRKNMAVAKRLLGNMITRGLAFDVHTYGTMIDGYCKLGNTNDALQVFDWMIKMGEKPNLTIYNSVINGLCKMASTDAAEYIVDELRKRRLFDATTFNTLISGYCTGGQIDKVFNLTMEMKSLGISANRVTYNTLINLLCKCGCEEEAKELMKMMIVQGICPDFVTYTTLVTHFKKCSPDEVIALHDYMILKGVVPDQKTYDIIVTPLLLEEG, encoded by the exons ATGTTTCACTATAACAAAattgcttcttctctttctttggcAGTTCTTAAGAGAAGAAAAGCTCACTCTTTTTTGGTGGCAGAAGGAGCTTTTCAAG TGTGCGTAGAACTTGGTTGGCTATTCGATGATGGTATGAATTTGAGCTTCTTTTCATCCAAAAGTCGTAACCTTTTGGCTCGAGCTTTTCATGCTGGTAAGCGTTTCTTAAACCCAAGTTCTGGAGATATTGTTTTCAAAGCTATTTGTGTTAACTTAAAGCGTAAGAGATGGAGTGTGTTGGAGCGACTATCCCCTAAGCTCACCAGCTCCTTGGTGAGCCAAGTTGTTTGCGAGTTCCAAAACTCGCCACAGTTGGCTTTAGATTTTTATAACTGGGTTGGAGGGTTGTTCCCTCACTCATTAGATTCCTGTTGCACTTTGGTTCATGTGCTAGTGAAGTCAAGAAGATTTCATGAGGCCCTGTTTCTTCTGAGAAACTTGATTGCTGAAGATGGTACTTCTCCATTGGTTGTGTTGGAAGTATTGATAGAGAGTTATCAAAGATGTTGCTCTAGTATTGCGGCTTTTGATTCATTGGTGAGGGCTTGTACTCAGGTTGGGGCTACTGAAGGTGCTTATGATGTCATCTATAATTTAAGGAGCCGGGGTTGTTTCATTACTATTCATGCTTGGAATAATTTCCTAAATCACTTGTTGCAATTGAATGAAATTGATAGGTTTTGGAATTTGTATAGAGGAATGGGTTCTTTTGGTTACATAGAAAATGTGAATACTTTTAATTTGGTTATCTATGCTCTGTGTAAGGAGTGCCGACTAGTGGAAGCTATTTCAGTGTTATATAGGATGATGAAGGGTGGAATTTTCCCCAATGTAGTCTCGTTTAACATAATCATAGACGCGGCGTGCAGGATTGGCAACTTGGGTCTTTCCTTGAAACTTTTTAAAAGGATGACTATGATATCAGGGGATTTTGTTTGGCCCAATTCTGTTACTTACAACTGCATAATCAATGGGTTCTGCAAGACTGGGAAATTATTACTTGCAGAAGAAATGCTTCATAAAATGGCCAAGGCAGGTAAAAAGCCGAGTGTTCGGGCATATGCTACTTTGATAGATGGGTATGCTAGGTGGGGAAGTCTGGAGGAGGCACTGAGGCTCTGTGATGTAATGGTGGAAAGGGGATTGGTCCTTAATAATGTTGTTTACAATTCGATTTTATACTGGCTTTATCGTGAAGGAGGGATTGAGGAAGCTTCTTTGCTGCTATCTGACATGATTGATAAGCATATATGGCCTGATCAGTACTCATATGCAATCCTTACCAAAGGCCTTTGCAGAAATGGAAATCTGACTGAAGCTCTTAAGCTTCATAGCCAGATTTTAGAACATAATCTAATACATGATTCTTTTTCTCACAACATACTTCTTAACTATATATGCAAAAGGAAAAACATGGCAGTAGCTAAGCGACTATTGGGCAACATGATTACCCGTGGCCTTGCTTTTGATGTTCATACATACGGAACTATGATTGATGGATACTGTAAACTAGGTAACACTAACGACGCTCTCCAAGTTTTTGATTGGATGATAAAGATGGGTGAGAAGCCCAACTTGACAATATACAATTCTGTCATTAATGGTCTGTGTAAAATGGCTTCAACAGATGCTGCAGAATACATAGTTGATGAATTACGAAAGAGAAGATTATTTGATGCAACGACCTTTAATACCTTGATTAGTGGATATTGCACTGGTGGACAGATTGATAAAGTGTTTAATTTGACGATGGAAATGAAGAGCTTGGGAATTTCTGCGAATAGAGTAACATATAATACACTGATAAACCTTCTCTGCAAGTGTGGTTGCGAGGAGGAAGCAAAAGaattgatgaagatgatgattgtCCAGGGTATTTGTCCTGATTTTGTAACATACACTACACTTGTTACTCACTTCAAGAAATGTAGTCCTGATGAGGTGATTGCATTGCATGACTACATGATTCTAAAGGGAGTAGTCCCTGATCAGAAAACATATGATATCATTGTAACACCACTTCTTTTAGAAGAAGGATGA